The window TTTCAATGACCGGCACGTGTTTTTCTGCGGCCCCGTCTGAAGTATTGGGCTCCAATATTTCAAAAGGTTTTAAGCTGTCGGGAAGTGCGGCATTGGGCGTTCCGGTGATGGCTTCCAGAATGACGTTATGGTTTTTGTCGGTTAAAAATACGGGTTCGTTCTTCATGGGAATCCTCCAATCATTAATTCTGCTTTTCTGTCTCATGTAAATATGGGATGAAGTATTATTGCGGGCACTGATGTAAAGCTGCTTCATTTCATTTATCAGAATTCCCAGATGGGGGATGAAACATTATGCCAAGTTATTCCAGCCTGTTACATGTTTTTCTAAACTTTTAATATTTTCCGCGTCAATACAGATTAAAAGATTTCTAAATAATTACTAAATTTGCGAAAATTTATTAATTACTAAATATTTATGAAATTATGAATATATATAAAGATGTGATAATATTTGATGTTCTGCCTTTTGTACTTTATAAATAACTTGTTTCCGTCCAGGCGAAGTATTTTCTGGAGTTTAACCTCATTAAGCAGCGAAGCGGATTGCGAATATCTGATTGACAGAATATAATTCACGGCGGTTGAAGTCAGTCCTTTGGCGTAGTATAATGGTTTTACTAAGAAGAGTCAGGAGCGGAATGAGATGATACTCAGTGTCAGCAGGCGGACGGATATTCCTCAGTTTTATCCGGACTGGTTTTTTAACAGATTAAAAGAAGGGTTTCTTTACGTGAAAAACCCCATGAACAGCCGCCAGATCAGCCGGATCGACCTTTCTCCCGCGCAGGTGGAGCTGATTGTATTCTGGACGAAAAACCCGGAGCCAATGATGGAACGGATCCGGGAATTGGGAGATATCCCGTATTATATCCAGTTCACCCTGACCGGATATGGGGCAGATGTGGAGCCTGGACTGCCGGATAAAAAGCATATGATCGATGTTTTCAAAAAAACGGCGGAACAGGTAGGAAGGGAACGCATGGTCTGGAGGTATGATCCCATATTCCTTAACAGCCGGTACAGGGAGGAATACCATCTGCGGGCCTTTGAGGAGATAGCAAACGGCGTGTGCGGCAGCGGGGAAAAGGTTGTCATCAGCTTTCTGGATAAGTATGGTAAAACGGAACGCAACATGAAGGGAATCCCGGCAGAAGAACTGGATGAAGAAGGGATGAAGAAACTGGGCGGAAAGCTGGCCGCCATTGCAGGAACTTTCGGGCTCAGGATCGAAGCATGTGCGGAAAAAACAGATTTAAGCTCTGTGGGAGTTGCCAGGGGAAGCTGCATTGATCCCGTTATGGCGGAACAGTTACTGGGCGGCCCGGTATGCAGGAGAAAGGATAAAAACCAGAGAATGGAATGCGGCTGCTTGGAAAGCGTTGAGGTGGGAACTTATGACACCTGTCTGGCCGGGTGCAAGTATTGTTATGCCAATGACAGCGTGGAGGCAGTAAAGAGAAAGTCCGCTTTATATGATGTGAACAGTCCTCTGCTCTGCGGAAAGGTGGAGGAAGGAGATAAGATCTCGCTGCGGAAAGGAAGGCCTGTCCGGGAGTATCCCATACTCCCCTTCCTGTAACCGGGCTGATGCCCTCGGTCGTTACCCGCAAAGGGTAACTTTCTGGGGCAGAACCTTTCTCATTCTGTTTGTGTTTCTTTTGTTGCCAAAGAGGCTAAAGCCGGTTATACTGCTATGGATGGCATGGTATAATTCTTTGATATCAATGGAAGTTGATAAAAGGGGATTTATACAATTCATCATAACAGAATTTTTACTGATTGGAGGTTTCTCAGATGTACGAGCTGAATCAGGTTAGCGCAAATAGTTATTATGTTCAAAGTCCTGCAAAGATCGGCATTGTTAAGCTTAACGATACAGATGTCTGCCTTATTGACAGTGGGAGTGATAAGGATGCAGGGCGAAAAGTCCGGCAGATTCTGGACGCCAATGGCTGGCGGCTGACAGCAATCTATAATACTCATTCCAATGCTGATCATATTGGCGGCAATAAGTATTTGCAGAATCAAACGGGATGCAAAATTTATGCTCCGGGTATTGAATGTGACTTTACAAATCATACGCTCCTTGAGCCCTCTTTTTTATATGGCGGGTGTCCTCCAAAGGACTTGCGGCACAAATTCCTCATGGCGCAGGAAAGCAATTCAGAATATCTTACTGAAACTGTTCTTCCAAAGTGCATGAGCATTATTCGCCTTCCTGGTCATTTCTTTGATATGGTAGGCTTTCGGAATATGGATGACGTGGTTTATTTGGCAGACTGCCTATCAAGCAAGGAAACACTGGAAAAATACCAGATCGGATTTATCTATGATGTATCCGCTTATCTTGACACCCTGGAAATGGTGAAGACATTAAAAGCAAAGGTTTTCGTACCTGCTCACGCAGAAGTAACGGACAACATTGCCCCGCTGGCTCAGATTAACATTGACAAGGTTCATGAAATAGCGGATCAGATCCTTGAGATCTGTAAAGAGCCGGTTATCTTTGAAAAGGTCTTGCAGCAGCTTTTCAATACCTATTGTCTGGAAATGACCTTTGAGCAATATGTACTTGTGGGGAGCACTGTCCGTTCCTATCTTTCCTGGCTAAAGGATACGGGGCGGATAGGAGTGATTTTTGAAAACGGACAGCTGCTGTGGAACGGAATCCCATAAGCTGCCCAGCTGATTTACTGCCCGTCATGAGTATTGGAAAGATCTCATTAAGAATTATGATTTTTTGACATAATTTAGAAAACTTAGCTTGACAAGAGGAAAGAAATCTTGTAAAATCATCTGTGTTGCAGATGATTAGGCCCAGATAGCTCAGTTGGTAGAGCAGAGGACTGAAAATCCTCGTGTCGCTGGTTCGATTCCGGCTTTGGGCATTGTGCTTTTCAAAGCACTTTTGAAATCTTTTCGAAAATTCCTTGCGGGTGTAGTTCAATGGTAGAACACCAGCCTTCCAAGCTGGATACGTGGGTTCGATTCCCATCACCCGCTTTCATAAAAAAGACTCATTTTTAACATCAGTTAAAAATGGGTCTTTTTGTTTGCAGTTAGAAAAAGAACGTATAAACCGCAACACGCAGGTTTTATGGGCAAAGGCTCATTATTCAGGACATTAAAAAGCCTATTTGTAACGTTTTATCCTTAAATAAAAGGAAGATATTATAAAATGAAAAAAATGTCCTTTTCCCTACAGAGAAATCATGCCATCATCTGTGCCTGCTGAAAGCCGACAGGGAATTACGTGTTTTTTCTTAAAGAAGTTTTCTCAGAACCGGTAATGGCTTCGTGGAAATACTGGTCTGCAAGTTTTAAGCATACCGGGAAGATAGCGGGTGAGCGTTTCTGTCATATAACATTTAAAGGAGGAATTTTTATGCGTTATGAAAGTAAACCGTCTCATTTCACCTGGAAGAGCCTTGGCAATGTTGATGAAGGAAGGAAAAATCTGGGCTCCGATATGCCGGTAATTGTCTACCGTCTGCTGCAATATACCTTAAAAGACGTTTTGGCTCGTGAATATGACGAAGAGACCGCCAGCCGCCTGTATTGGGCTGCCGGGCATCTGGCCGGCAAGGAGCTGGCAAAAAACGTGCTGGATCTTTCCGGCGATTTTGATTTCTTCATCGCCAACTTAACGAATAAGCTGAAGGAGCTGAAAATCGGTATCCTGCGCATTGAAAAGGTGGATATGGACTCCCTTTCATTCACTTTGACAGTATCAGAAGACTTAGACTGCTCCGGCCTCCCAATTTCCGGAAAGACCGTATGTGACTATGACGAGGGTTTTATTGCGGGCATTCTGGAGACCTACAGCGGATACCAGTTTGAAGTCAAAGAGATTGACTGCTGGTCTACCGGGGACAGGACCTGCCGGTTTGTGGCTGAAAGCCGGAGATAAGGAAAAGAGGGAAGCAGGAGATGGGCAGAGACAAGGAGACAGGGTATGAACCATGAAGACCATACAATGCTTGAGGCAGTGGAGGATTTGTTTGAGAAGCTGCTGTCGGGAGAGCAGTGCGATAGAATGAAAGAAGATGCCTTTGCGCCGGAATGGCAGAAGTTTATTGGAAGGATCAATCAATTGATTCCAAATATCAATGAAATGAACCGCCTGGCGGTTGATTTATCGAAGGGCAAGCTGGATGGGCCCCTTCCGTCCCGGTACAATTACTTATCTGCTCCCCTTAAGCAGCTCCACTCCCAGCTCTCTGTTTTGACCCAGAGCGTGAAACAGCTGAAAGAAGGTTATGTAGTCAGCAAACTGGAATATTCCGGAGAATTGTTTGATACGTTTAATGATTTGATCGACCGGG of the Lacrimispora indolis DSM 755 genome contains:
- a CDS encoding DUF1848 domain-containing protein; the protein is MILSVSRRTDIPQFYPDWFFNRLKEGFLYVKNPMNSRQISRIDLSPAQVELIVFWTKNPEPMMERIRELGDIPYYIQFTLTGYGADVEPGLPDKKHMIDVFKKTAEQVGRERMVWRYDPIFLNSRYREEYHLRAFEEIANGVCGSGEKVVISFLDKYGKTERNMKGIPAEELDEEGMKKLGGKLAAIAGTFGLRIEACAEKTDLSSVGVARGSCIDPVMAEQLLGGPVCRRKDKNQRMECGCLESVEVGTYDTCLAGCKYCYANDSVEAVKRKSALYDVNSPLLCGKVEEGDKISLRKGRPVREYPILPFL
- a CDS encoding MBL fold metallo-hydrolase, with the translated sequence MYELNQVSANSYYVQSPAKIGIVKLNDTDVCLIDSGSDKDAGRKVRQILDANGWRLTAIYNTHSNADHIGGNKYLQNQTGCKIYAPGIECDFTNHTLLEPSFLYGGCPPKDLRHKFLMAQESNSEYLTETVLPKCMSIIRLPGHFFDMVGFRNMDDVVYLADCLSSKETLEKYQIGFIYDVSAYLDTLEMVKTLKAKVFVPAHAEVTDNIAPLAQINIDKVHEIADQILEICKEPVIFEKVLQQLFNTYCLEMTFEQYVLVGSTVRSYLSWLKDTGRIGVIFENGQLLWNGIP
- a CDS encoding V4R domain-containing protein, with translation MRYESKPSHFTWKSLGNVDEGRKNLGSDMPVIVYRLLQYTLKDVLAREYDEETASRLYWAAGHLAGKELAKNVLDLSGDFDFFIANLTNKLKELKIGILRIEKVDMDSLSFTLTVSEDLDCSGLPISGKTVCDYDEGFIAGILETYSGYQFEVKEIDCWSTGDRTCRFVAESRR